One Brassica napus cultivar Da-Ae chromosome A1, Da-Ae, whole genome shotgun sequence genomic region harbors:
- the LOC106346643 gene encoding probable cysteine protease RD21C, translated as MSTTIRFTLVILSVLLASSSLGGVKAKLLEQNLMERNIFERWLVENHKNYNGLGEKDQRFQIFMDNVRFVQEHNSVPNQSYELGLTRFADLTNEEFRAMYLRKKMERTRVSAKAERYLHKVGDKLPDEVDWRAKGAVVPVKDQGSCGSCWAFSAIGAVEGINQIKTGELVSLSEQELVDCDTSYNEGCNGGLMDYAFQFIIDNGGIDTEEDYPYAATDVNMCNSDKKNTRVVTIDGFEDVPENDEKSLNKALAHQPISVAIEAGGREFQLYQSGVFTGTCGTALDHGVVAVGYGTSQEGQDYWIIRNSWGSNWGESGYVKLQRNIKDSSGKCGVAMMASYPTKSSSSNPPKPPPPSPVVCDKSYTCPAKSTCCCLYEYKGKCYSWGCCPYESATCCEDGSSCCPQAYPVCDLEAGTCRMKADSPLSVKALTRGPATATTKATNVLVSSS; from the exons ATGTCTACTACAATTAGATTTACTCTCGTGATCCTCTCGGTGTTACTAGCTTCCTCGTCTCTCGGCGGCGTCAAGGCGAAGTTGCTTGAGCAGAACCTGATGGAACGAAATATATTCGAGCGGTGGcttgtggagaatcacaagaACTACAATGGACTAGGAGAGAAGGATCAGCGGTTTCAGATCTTCATGGACAACGTGAGGTTCGTGCAAGAGCACAACTCTGTCCCGAACCAGAGTTACGAACTCGGGTTGACCCGGTTCGCTGATCTGACCAACGAGGAGTTTCGAGCGATGTActtgaggaagaagatggagaggACTAGGGTTTCGGCGAAGGCAGAGAGGTATCTACACAAGGTTGGAGATAAGTTGCCTGATGAAGTTGACTGGAGAGCCAAGGGTGCGGTTGTTCCAGTCAAAGATCAAGGATCATGTG GAAGTTGTTGGGCGTTTTCGGCGATTGGAGCTGTTGAAGGGATAAACCAGATCAAGACAGGGGAACTGGTGTCACTGTCGGAGCAAGAACTTGTTGATTGTGACACAAGCTACAATGAGGGATGTAATGGTGGTCTCATGGACTATGCTTTCCAGTTCATTATTGACAACGGTGGTATTGACACAGAGGAAGATTATCCTTATGCAGCCACTGATGTTAACATGTGCAATTCCGACAAG AAGAACACTCGTGTTGTTACAATCGATGGTTTTGAGGATGTTCCTGAAAACGATGAGAAGTCTTTGAATAAGGCTCTTGCTCATCAACCAATTAGTGTTGCAATCGAAGCCGGTGGCCGAGAGTTCCAGCTTTACCAATCT GGTGTGTTTACAGGAACATGTGGAACAGCTTTGGACCATGGAGTGGTAGCCGTGGGATACGGAACCTCCCAAGAAGGTCAAGACTACTGGATTATCCGTAACTCATGGGGATCAAACTGGGGAGAAAGCGGATACGTTAAGCTCCAACGTAACATTAAAGATTCGTCAGGGAAATGTGGTGTGGCGATGATGGCTTCTTATCCTACCAAATCATCTAGCTCAAACCCACCAAAACCGCCACCACCTTCACCTGTTGTTTGTGACAAGTCTTACACTTGTCCAGCCAAGTCCACGTGTTGTTGTCTATATGAGTACAAAGGGAAATGCTATAGCTGGGGATGTTGTCCGTATGAGTCAGCTACTTGCTGTGAGGATGGCTCTAGCTGCTGCCCTCAGGCGTACCCTGTCTGCGATTTGGAGGCTGGTACTTGTAGAATG AAGGCAGACAGTCCGTTAAGTGTAAAAGCTCTTACCCGAGGCCCAGCGACTGCGACCACTAAGGCTACTAACGTGCTTGTGAGCAGCTCTTGA
- the LOC106346667 gene encoding U-box domain-containing protein 25: MPRSLEPLDLGIQIPYHFRCPISLELMRDPVTVCTGQTYDRTSIESWVSTGNNTTCPVTRAPLSDFTLIPNHTLRRLIQEWCVANRSNGVERIPTPKQPADPTSVRALLSQASATSGAHVSARSRAAALRRLRGFARDSEKNRVLIAAHNAKEILIRILFSDDIDSSELVSESLALLVMFPMTEHDKCVSIISDPGRVEFLTRLLFDSSVETRVNAAALIEMAVTGSKETVSSSESIFEGVLDLLRNPASSYPRRALKIGIKALFALCLSKNTRHVAVSAGAPEILIDRLAAGLDRCDTERALATVEILCRSPEGCAAFGEHALTVPVLVKTILRVSDRATEYAAGALLALCTAEERWRDEAAAAGVVVQLLLMVQSECTERAKRKAQKLLKLLRDSWPDYSFANSDDFACSEVVPF; this comes from the coding sequence ATGCCGAGAAGTTTAGAGCCGTTGGATCTTGGAATCCAGATACCGTACCATTTCAGATGTCCAATCTCACTAGAGCTGATGCGCGACCCAGTCACCGTCTGCACCGGTCAAACCTACGATCGAACAAGCATCGAGTCATGGGTCTCCACCGGTAACAACACCACGTGTCCAGTCACACGCGCTCCTTTGTCCGACTTCACACTCATCCCAAACCACACTCTCCGCCGTCTCATCCAAGAATGGTGCGTCGCTAACCGCTCCAACGGCGTCGAGCGTATCCCCACACCCAAACAGCCAGCTGATCCCACCTCCGTTCGCGCTCTCCTCAGCCAAGCCTCCGCGACTTCCGGAGCTCACGTCTCGGCTCGCTCACGCGCCGCCGCTCTCCGTCGTCTACGTGGCTTCGCGCGGGACTCCGAGAAGAACCGCGTTTTGATCGCGGCTCATAACGCTAAAGAGATTCTGATTAGGATCTTGTTCTCCGACGATATCGATTCATCGGAGTTGGTCTCTGAATCGCTCGCTCTTCTCGTTATGTTCCCGATGACGGAGCATGATAAATGCGTTTCGATCatttcggatccgggtcgggTCGAGTTTTTAACCCGGTTACTGTTCGATTCCTCGGTGGAGACACGTGTCAACGCAGCCGCGTTGATCGAGATGGCGGTTACAGGATCGAAGGAAACGGTTTCGAGTTCCGAATCCATTTTCGAAGGAGTCCTCGATCTTCTACGCAATCCGGCGTCGTCGTACCCGCGGCGAGCTCTCAAGATCGGAATCAAAGCTTTGTTCGCGCTCTGCCTCTCGAAGAACACGCGCCACGTCGCGGTCTCGGCCGGCGCGCCGGAGATTCTGATCGACAGGCTCGCGGCGGGGTTAGACAGGTGCGACACGGAGCGAGCGTTAGCGACGGTGGAGATTCTCTGCCGATCTCCGGAGGGATGCGCGGCGTTCGGGGAGCACGCTCTGACGGTTCCGGTTCTTGTCAAGACGATTCTGAGGGTTTCTGATAGGGCGACGGAGTACGCGGCGGGGGCGCTGCTGGCGCTTTGCACGGCGGAGGAGAGGTGGAGAGACGAGGCGGCGGCGGCGGGAGTGGTGGTTCAGTTGCTGCTGATGGTGCAGAGTGAGTGTACGGAGAGGGCGAAGAGGAAGGCGCAGAAGCTGCTGAAGCTTCTGAGAGACTCGTGGCCTGACTACTCCTTCGCTAACTCCGATGATTTCGCCTGCA
- the LOC106346651 gene encoding probable cysteine protease RD21C isoform X1, with the protein MSTRITFTFPSLVILSVLLASSYLGGVTAKVVDQNLAEQKLFERWLVENHKNYNGLGEKDKRFQIFIDNLKFVQEHNSVPNQSYELGLTRFADLTNEEFRAMYLRKKMERRTSRAPVKAERYLHKAGDSLPDEVDWRAKGAVAPVRDQGDCGSSWAFSTTGAIEGINKIKTGELITLSVQELVDCDRGYNDGCNGGLMDAAFLFIIANGGLDTEADYPYTATDNNTCNSDKKNTRVVTIDGYVAVPGNDEKSLKKAVAHQPVSVAIEAGGREFQLYKSGVFTGACGTDLDHAALAVGYGTSEGQDYWIIRDSLGSNWGESGYIRLQRNVNDSAGKCGVAMLASYPTQSVVCDKSYTCPDKSTCCCVSESKGKCDSWGCCPFESATCCENGSSCCPQLYPVCDLEDGTCRVKANSPLSVKALTRGPATAITKATNVLVSSA; encoded by the exons ATGTCTACTCGAATCACATTTACATTCCCATCTCTCGTGATCCTGTCGGTCTTACTAGCTTCCTCGTATCTCGGCGGCGTCACGGCGAAGGTGGTTGATCAGAACCTGGCGGAACAAAAGCTATTCGAGCGGTGGcttgtggagaatcacaagaACTATAATGGCCTCGGAGAAAAGGATAAGCGGTTCCAGATCTTCATAGACAACTTGAAGTTCGTGCAAGAGCACAATTCTGTCCCGAACCAGAGTTACGAACTCGGGTTGACCCGGTTCGCTGATCTGACCAACGAGGAGTTTCGAGCGATGTActtgaggaagaagatggagaggagGACTAGTAGGGCTCCGGTGAAGGCAGAGAGGTATCTACACAAGGCTGGAGATAGCTTGCCTGATGAAGTTGACTGGAGAGCCAAAGGCGCCGTTGCTCCAGTGAGAGATCAAGGAGACTGTG GAAGTAGTTGGGCGTTTTCAACGACTGGAGCGATAGAAGGAATAAACAAGATCAAGACAGGGGAATTGATAACTCTGTCGGTGCAAGAACTTGTTGATTGTGACAGAGGTTACAATGATGGATGTAATGGTGGTCTCATGGACGCGGCTTTTCTCTTCATTATTGCCAATGGTGGTCTTGACACTGAGGCAGATTATCCTTACACCGCCACTGATAATAACACATGCAATTCTGACAAG AAGAACACTCGTGTTGTTACAATCGATGGTTATGTGGCCGTTCCTGGAAACGACGAGAAGTCTTTGAAGAAGGCTGTTGCTCATCAACCAGTTAGTGTTGCAATCGAAGCCGGTGGACGAGAATTCCAGCTTTACAAATCA GGTGTGTTTACTGGAGCATGTGGAACAGATTTGGACCATGCTGCGCTAGCTGTGGGATACGGAACCTCAGAAGGTCAAGACTACTGGATCATCCGTGACTCATTGGGATCAAACTGGGGAGAGAGCGGATACATTAGGCTCCAACGTAACGTCAATGATTCCGCAGGGAAATGTGGCGTGGCGATGTTGGCTTCTTACCCTACCCAATCTGTTGTTTGTGACAAGTCTTACACTTGTCCAGACAAGTCCACTTGTTGTTGTGTCAGTGAGTCAAAAGGAAAATGTGATAGCTGGGGATGTTGTCCGTTTGAGTCAGCCACTTGCTGTGAGAACGGCTCTAGCTGCTGCCCTCAGTTATACCCTGTCTGCGATTTGGAGGATGGTACTTGTAGAGTG AAGGCAAACAGTCCGTTAAGTGTAAAAGCTTTAACCCGAGGCCCAGCGACTGCGATCACTAAGGCTACTAACGTGCTTGTGAGCAGCGcttga
- the LOC106346651 gene encoding probable cysteine protease RD21C isoform X2: MSTRITFTFPSLVILSVLLASSYLGGVTAKVVDQNLAEQKLFERWLVENHKNYNGLGEKDKRFQIFIDNLKFVQEHNSVPNQSYELGLTRFADLTNEEFRAMYLRKKMERRTSRAPVKAERYLHKAGDSLPDEVDWRAKGAVAPVRDQGDCGSSWAFSTTGAIEGINKIKTGELITLSVQELVDCDRGYNDGCNGGLMDAAFLFIIANGGLDTEADYPYTATDNNTCNSDKNTRVVTIDGYVAVPGNDEKSLKKAVAHQPVSVAIEAGGREFQLYKSGVFTGACGTDLDHAALAVGYGTSEGQDYWIIRDSLGSNWGESGYIRLQRNVNDSAGKCGVAMLASYPTQSVVCDKSYTCPDKSTCCCVSESKGKCDSWGCCPFESATCCENGSSCCPQLYPVCDLEDGTCRVKANSPLSVKALTRGPATAITKATNVLVSSA, translated from the exons ATGTCTACTCGAATCACATTTACATTCCCATCTCTCGTGATCCTGTCGGTCTTACTAGCTTCCTCGTATCTCGGCGGCGTCACGGCGAAGGTGGTTGATCAGAACCTGGCGGAACAAAAGCTATTCGAGCGGTGGcttgtggagaatcacaagaACTATAATGGCCTCGGAGAAAAGGATAAGCGGTTCCAGATCTTCATAGACAACTTGAAGTTCGTGCAAGAGCACAATTCTGTCCCGAACCAGAGTTACGAACTCGGGTTGACCCGGTTCGCTGATCTGACCAACGAGGAGTTTCGAGCGATGTActtgaggaagaagatggagaggagGACTAGTAGGGCTCCGGTGAAGGCAGAGAGGTATCTACACAAGGCTGGAGATAGCTTGCCTGATGAAGTTGACTGGAGAGCCAAAGGCGCCGTTGCTCCAGTGAGAGATCAAGGAGACTGTG GAAGTAGTTGGGCGTTTTCAACGACTGGAGCGATAGAAGGAATAAACAAGATCAAGACAGGGGAATTGATAACTCTGTCGGTGCAAGAACTTGTTGATTGTGACAGAGGTTACAATGATGGATGTAATGGTGGTCTCATGGACGCGGCTTTTCTCTTCATTATTGCCAATGGTGGTCTTGACACTGAGGCAGATTATCCTTACACCGCCACTGATAATAACACATGCAATTCTGACAAG AACACTCGTGTTGTTACAATCGATGGTTATGTGGCCGTTCCTGGAAACGACGAGAAGTCTTTGAAGAAGGCTGTTGCTCATCAACCAGTTAGTGTTGCAATCGAAGCCGGTGGACGAGAATTCCAGCTTTACAAATCA GGTGTGTTTACTGGAGCATGTGGAACAGATTTGGACCATGCTGCGCTAGCTGTGGGATACGGAACCTCAGAAGGTCAAGACTACTGGATCATCCGTGACTCATTGGGATCAAACTGGGGAGAGAGCGGATACATTAGGCTCCAACGTAACGTCAATGATTCCGCAGGGAAATGTGGCGTGGCGATGTTGGCTTCTTACCCTACCCAATCTGTTGTTTGTGACAAGTCTTACACTTGTCCAGACAAGTCCACTTGTTGTTGTGTCAGTGAGTCAAAAGGAAAATGTGATAGCTGGGGATGTTGTCCGTTTGAGTCAGCCACTTGCTGTGAGAACGGCTCTAGCTGCTGCCCTCAGTTATACCCTGTCTGCGATTTGGAGGATGGTACTTGTAGAGTG AAGGCAAACAGTCCGTTAAGTGTAAAAGCTTTAACCCGAGGCCCAGCGACTGCGATCACTAAGGCTACTAACGTGCTTGTGAGCAGCGcttga